In Brassica napus cultivar Da-Ae chromosome A3, Da-Ae, whole genome shotgun sequence, the sequence ACTAAGATCTCCATACTAAGAACGGTATGCAAGAAGTCGGGAACGGGTAAGCAGCTGCTCGTGAACATGAAAACGCTTGAAGACCTGCAAAAAAGCACTAGTGCGCCAACTCTACCATGACCAACCAAGTGGAGGTCACAGCACTGGGATGATTGTCGCACCGGAAGGAGCCACCGACGATACACAAGGACCCGCAGACTATACGAAGTCTTCATGATCATCGCCAACCGCCGCCTTAGAGAACCAAAAGTGATTAGCCTACCACTGTCAAGATTGCGCCTGGTGACAACAAGGCAATCAAACGAAGAACACCACAAGCTGAGACCAACGAAACCAGTCGACAAAGTTCCAGAGGTCAAACATGAACACGAGCGAGGAAGAGAGAGGCGGAAAGGGAGGGAGGTCGCAACAACGCCTCGGAACGGCCATAGACGACCGGAACCGACACCGCGCCACCGTAACTACCACGAGCCACCACCGGAAACAGAGGTACACACCACCGCCTTTGGCTAAGCGCGCTAACGAGCTAAAGAGAGATCCGAAACTCCCAAGACAGAGAACAAACTGGGCCCGCCCTTTCCAAGACACCAAGGATAGAGCCAAGAACCGTCGTCTCCATCGCAACACCGCAAACCCAAAGAAACTCAGATCCCGAAGACCAAAGTTCAGATCTGAAGTAGATGCTCGCCTCACGCCTCCACGCGCCGCCAAACCCTAGAGGCAGCTTAAGGGACCGCCTCCGAAACCCTAAACGCCGACTCCTCCGACAGCACCACCCAAGCCAACCGCGCCGTGACTCCATGGCTAAAGGACTCGCACCAGAACGGATCTTCTCTGCAGCGAAGGCGCATCTAGGAAAGCCTCAGACACAGAAACCACTAGCAAGGCGAGAGGGAGGGCGGAACAGCGGAGAAGCAAAGGGAAAacggagaagaggaagagagggaGCCTCCGGCGTCGAGGCTAACGTGCACCGGACGTGGATCCGGCCTCTCAACGCCGGAGCAGTGCGAGATCTGAAAGTTTGAGTCTTCTAGAGAtggaagagagagatgagagagaatTCTTTCAGTCAACGAGCTATAATTGTCTGTATTCTACTATTGTCTATTTTGATTCAGTTCAGTCAGTTCTCGAATTTAGGATCATAATTGtttctttttggaaaaaaacaaaagaaaaacaaaaaataaagtgGAGGTATGTCTGTCTTATTCCACGTTACAATCTAAACCATGCATGCCACGCGTCCGTTAAAATTCGTGACTTATCATCATTTGCATGTAATATAAAGCATTACAAAGGGAAAACAAAGTTTGTCACATGGTCatttaattgaaattataaataaaaaggagaTCAATGGCGGAGGATCAAGCAACGGCGACGTTGAAAACATCGACGGTGGAGAAGCAGCCGGAGACTGAGCCACCAAGAGTTatgacaacaacaaaaaggATGATGGTTGCGATCGACGAGAGCGATTCGAGCTTCTATGCTCTTCAATGGGTCATTGACCATTTCTCTAGCCTCTTAATGACCACCGAGGCAGCTGGAGCGGAAGGTGACTTGCTCACGGTGGTTCACGTACAGTCTCCGTTTTATCACTTTGCTGCTTTCCCGGCTGGACCCGGAGGCGCAACAGGTCCGTCAATTGGTCTCGCTTACTTccttttttcagttttgttcCTTTGATTAACTCTcgttaaaaatcaatatatagttTTGAGTTTGCTTCTATACTATAGGTGAGGTGAAAACATATCCACTACAGTATAACAAGATTATTAATCTGTTACGATATAAATATAACCTGGTTCTATGAACCGATGTACATATAGCAGCAGTCTACGCATCGACCGCGATGATAGAGTCAGTAAAAAAAGCGCAACAGGAGACCTCTGCAGCTCTTCTCTCGCGTGTACTCCAAATGTGTCGAGCCAAACAGGTTACGTATCAATTTTGATTTTACACATAAACTCTATTATTAACTTGGAACTTATAAGCCTGGTTTCCGTATCTATAAGCTATAACTATTTGGAATAACGTAGCTAGTGACTCAAAACAGGTTTCCATTACATTTTCTTGCAAGTCGGATCCGGTTAAGCACTACAGGAAGAACAAACAAACCTATATATGTGTGTTTACTatcatattatagttttatttgAATCCTTTATATAAATGCAAGGATGATTATTCACTACTATCTAACACGTTTTTGATGCATCATCCGGGTTATCTTTGGATATATATATTCTAGTGTATTAATGCTGAATTACATCTTGATGAGTATTATTTCATTAACTAACTAGATTTCACTATTTGGCATCATACAAATATATACAGATCTTGTAtgatacttttttttgtaaaatgttaaatcttATACAAATTGTGACAAAAATACATAGACAATACTAAGAAAGCAGAAAATCGTGTGTGATACATGCAGATACGTGCTGAAACTCTGGTGCTTGAAGGCGATGCAAAGGACATGATTTGCCAGGCGGTGGAGCAAATGCACGTTGATCTTCTTGTTGTCGGTAGTCGTGGCCTTGGCAAGATCAAAAGGTGTATTACAATACTTTTTCACATTATTTACCCTTCCTAATCTAAAATTTACGA encodes:
- the LOC106356779 gene encoding universal stress protein PHOS34 isoform X2, producing MAEDQATATLKTSTVEKQPETEPPRVMTTTKRMMVAIDESDSSFYALQWVIDHFSSLLMTTEAAGAEGDLLTVVHVQSPFYHFAAFPAGPGGATAVYASTAMIESVKKAQQETSAALLSRVLQMCRAKQIRAETLVLEGDAKDMICQAVEQMHVDLLVVGSRGLGKIKRAFLGSVSDYCAHHAKCPILIVRPPKEITS
- the LOC106356779 gene encoding universal stress protein PHOS34 isoform X1, which translates into the protein MAEDQATATLKTSTVEKQPETEPPRVMTTTKRMMVAIDESDSSFYALQWVIDHFSSLLMTTEAAGAEGDLLTVVHVQSPFYHFAAFPAGPGGATAAVYASTAMIESVKKAQQETSAALLSRVLQMCRAKQIRAETLVLEGDAKDMICQAVEQMHVDLLVVGSRGLGKIKRAFLGSVSDYCAHHAKCPILIVRPPKEITS